The Lactuca sativa cultivar Salinas chromosome 2, Lsat_Salinas_v11, whole genome shotgun sequence genome includes a window with the following:
- the LOC111918920 gene encoding uncharacterized protein LOC111918920 → MFEFGDELIIDSYRIPWLIWIQLLAMFLLVILLYIFTTTPSDLPLHFSTATTSASASQSSPALSRSFITPVAANTYQNYKVTENEIIRETGASTSEIAKRAKKPNVGEGPTAVDEENNMILEHSYHPCHLFGLAKQAFLKCLGIDSGPDNSTRKRHKEKDE, encoded by the exons atGTTTGAGTTTGGGGATGAACTAATTATTGACAGCTACAGGATTCCATGGCTGATTTGGATCCAACTACTAGCTATGTTTCTTCTCGTTATCCTCCTTTATATTTTCACCACCACCCCTTCCGATCTACCCCTCCATTTCTCCACCGCCACTACCTCCGCCTCCGCTTCGCAGTCATCCCCCGCCCTATCTCGCTCTTTCATCACTCCCGTCGCTGCAAACACTTATCAGAATTACAAG GTTACAGAAAATGAAATAATAAGGGAGACAGGAGCAAGCACAAGTGAAATAGCAAAAAGGGCAAAGAAACCAAATGTTGGTGAGGGCCCCACTGCAGTAGATGAGGAAAACAACATGATATTGGAACATTCGTATCATCCTTGTCATCTTTTTGGGCTTGCAAAACAAGCTTTTCTCAAGTGTTTAGGGATAGATTCTGGACCTGATAATTCTACCAGAAAAAGACACAAAGAAAAAGACGAATGA
- the LOC111918919 gene encoding E3 ubiquitin-protein ligase RKP: MADESKRKNRLASGLAVILDGENRKDTCQKNRLISYCDDFGEQSLERTLEHIFELPSKRINLVTSHVDADIISSIIKNDYLKHHGMLLDTSTEGVYAIVDSCSGPYVVKIEESSVCGEFQVIKPPLLIESHGVFTSARASSCVWKGKWMYEVTLETSGLQQLGWATVSCPFTEHTGVGDAEDSYAFDGKRVIKWNLNAEPYGQSWVVGDVIGCCIDLENDDISYYRNGVSLGVAFTGIRKRVPGLGYYPAISLSQGERCDLNFGARPFRHSVEGFQPIQAPPSTNQLAIRLLHCFSKLLNMWRGERTSHKLKRFLPVEKLYEPVSHGICMEFFNALDSNPESVEYISWGPLLSFLIEVFHDQAPHDYESLDRVLDTLLKFPGSTLLFQHLISALSYYCKTASIVLRESPYSGSYPYLALACHMLRREELMVVWWKMSDFEFLFEGFLSQRSPNKQDLQCMIPSVWWPGSCEDISYESSMMLTTRTLTEAIDKIEEKHRDLCSLVMQFIPPVTPTQLPGSVFRTFLQNIILRNRGADRNIPPPGVSSNSVLVSLFTVILHFLSEGFATRGCGWMMGSGTSKASNLGFLHRGGQQSFPLPLILKNDPHRVEIPRLGGSYSHLSNAHPVNVDPESEVVRWEEGCIDDEESEESRVTHIGNRKPCCCLSLDVNFSRISKTPFRYTTKASQSHCSSIPERSAQVAAECSAGNLNDDMADKPSTSDQSDSEFYNRPVQQMRVVALESTSSSSTLVEEELLDAMLLLYHLGLAPNFKHASAYMTHQSHSISQLEETDRQIRDRGSGEQLRRLKEARSVYREEVIDCVRHCAWYRISLFARWKQRGMYAACIWIVQLLLVLSKMDIVFSYVPEFYLETLVDCFHVLRKSDPPFVPAGMFIKQGLASFVTFVATHFSDPRISSAELRDLLLQSISVLVQYKEFLAAFESNKAATHSLPTALLSAFDNRSWIPVTNILIRLCKGCGFGFSKHGESSVTCSIFQKLLRDACVKDEELFSAFLNRLFNTLSWSMTEFSVSIREMQEKCQMIEFQQRKCSVIFDLSSNLARVLEFCTCEIPQAFLSGADTNLRRLVELIVFVLNHLTSVADPEFFDLTLRRPGQTPEKVNRGMILAPLVGIILNLLDASLVNSREQNDIVGIFASMDCADTLISGFQYLLEFNWAGSFKGDLHVAKAKLRQLEDFSSNLILRTVKRVSYEGGGEAESDENMCCICYSCEADAKFLPCTHVSCFGCINRHLINCERCFFCNATVVEVVENDNAKSCEI, translated from the exons ATGGCTGATGAAAGCAAACGCAAAAATCGTCTTGCTTCTGGGTTAGCTGTAATATTGGATGGTGAAAACAGGAAAGATACCTGTCAAAAAAACCGGCTTATTTCATACTGTGATGATTTTGGTGAACAGTCACTTGAACGAACTCTTGAACACATATTTGAACTTCCATCCAAAAGAATCAATCTTGTAACTTCTCATGTTGATGCTGATATAATTTCTTCCATCATAAAGAACGATTACTTGAAGCATCATGGAATGTTACTTGATACTTCTACAGAAGGAGTGTATGCCATTGTTGACAGTTGTTCTGGACCTTATGTTGTCAAAATTGAAGAATCAAGTGTATGTGGTGAATTCCAAGTTATAAAACCACCATTGTTGATCGAAAGCCATGGAGTATTCACAAGTGCAAGAGCAAGTTCATGTGTATGGAAAGGGAAATGGATGTATGAAGTAACTCTAGAAACTTCTGGATTACAGCAACTTGGATGGGCAACTGTTTCCTGTCCTTTCACAGAACACACAGGTGTAGGAGATGCAGAAGATTCATATGCTTTCGATGGCAAAAGGGTAATTAAATGGAACTTGAACGCAGAACCTTATGGTCAGTCATGGGTAGTTGGTGATGTTATTGGATGCTGCATAGATTTAGAAAATGATGATATTTCATATTACAGAAATGGTGTTTCACTTGGTGTTGCGTTTACTGGAATAAGAAAAAGGGTTCCTGGTTTAGGGTATTATCCTGCAATTTCTCTATCTCAAGGTGAAAGGTGTGATTTAAACTTCGGTGCCCGCCCTTTTAGGCATTCTGTTGAAGGATTCCAACCGATTCAAGCTCCACCTTCAACAAACCAGTTAGCGATTCGTTTGCTTCATTGCTTTTCAAAGTTGTTGAATATGTGGAGGGGTGAGAGAACCAGTCATAAGTTAAAGAGATTTCTGCCTGTTGAGAAGCTTTATGAACCTGTTTCTCATGGAATATGCATGGAGTTTTTCAATGCTCTTGATTCGAATCCAGAAAGTGTAGAATACATAAGTTGGGGCCCTCTGTTATCTTTTCTGATTGAAGTTTTCCATGATCAAGCACCTCATGACTATGAAAGCTTGGATAGAGTGCTTGATACCTTGCTCAAGTTCCCAGGGTCAACATTGTTGTTTCAACATCTCATTTCTGCACTATCGTATTACTGTAAGACTGCATCTATTGTGTTAAGAGAGAGTCCATATTCAGGTTCGTATCCGTACCTCGCATTGGCATGCCATATGTTAAGACGTGAAGAATTGATGGTGGTTTGGTGGAAGATGTCGGATTTTGAGTTTTTATTTGAAGGATTTCTATCTCAGAGAAGTCCCAACAAACAGGATCTTCAATGCATGATACCTTCTGTATGGTGGCCTGGTTCGTGTGAAGACATTTCTTACGAAAGCAGCATGATGTTGACCACTAGAACGTTAACAGAAGCAATTGATAAG ATCGAGGAGAAACATAGGGACCTTTGTAGCTTAGTCATGCAGTTCATTCCTCCCGTAACACCTACACAGTTACCTGGAtcggttttcagaacatttttaCAGAATATTATTTTGAGAAACAGAGGAGCAGATCGGAATATACCACCACCCGGAGTCTCAAGCAATTCGGTTCTTGTTTCTCTGTTTACAGTTATACTTCACTTTTTATCAGAAGGATTTGCGACAAGAGGATGTGGTTGGATGATGGGATCTGGGACTAGTAAAgcgtcaaatctagggtttcttcatagAGGTGGTCAACAGAGTTTCCCCCTTCCTCTGATTCTCAAAAACGATCCTCATAGAGTTGAGATCCCGAGGCTTGGTGGATCCTACAGTCATCTTTCAAATGCTCATCCTGTAAACGTGGATCCAGAATCAGAAGTGGTTAGGTGGGAGGAAGGATGCATCGACGATGAAGAAAGTGAAGAAAGCAGAGTAACACATATAGGAAACCGGAAGCCATGTTGTTGCTTAAGTTTGGATGTGAACTTCTCACGAATTTCAAAAACTCCGTTCAGATACACAACGAAAGCTTCTCAGAGCCATTGCAGCTCGATTCCAGAGAGATCTGCACAGGTTGCTGCAGAATGTAGCGCGGGAAACTTGAATGATGACATGGCGGATAAACCTAGCACAAGCGACCAGTCAGATTCTGAGTTTTACAATCGTCCAGTTCAGCAAATGAGAGTTGTAGCGTTAGAAAgcacttcatcttcttcaacattAGTAGAAGAAGAACTTCTGGACGCCATGCTTCTGTTGTATCACTTAGGCCTCGCACCAAATTTTAAACATGCATCTGCTTACATGACGCATCAGTCACATTCAATATCGCAGTTAGAAGAAACTGATAGACAGATTAGAGATCGAGGTAGTGGTGAACAATTAAGAAGGCTGAAGGAGGCCAGAAGTGTTTATCGTGAAGAAGTTATAGATTGTGTTCGCCATTGTGCTTG GTATCGGATTTCTCTTTTTGCTAGATGGAAACAAAGAGGGATGTATGCAGCATGTATATGGATTGTCCAATTGCTTCTTGTTCTTAGCAAAATGGATATTGTTTTCAGCTATGTTCCAGAATTTTATTTGGAAACTCTG GTTGACTGTTTCCATGTATTGCGAAAGAGTGATCCCCCGTTTGTCCCTGCTGGAATGTTTATAAAACAAGGACTTGCatcattt GTTACTTTTGTGGCTACACATTTCAGTGACCCGAGGATATCAAGTGCAGAATTAAGAGACTTACTTTTGCAGTCGATTTCTGTATTGGTTCAATACAAGGAGTTTTTGGCTGCTTTTGAGAGCAATAAAGCAGCCACTCATAGTCTCCCAACAGCATTATTATCAGCATTTGATAATCGATCATGGATTCCTGTAACCAATATACTTATCCGGTTATGTAAAGGTTGTGGATTTGGATTTTCAAAGCATGGAGAGTCTTCAGTGACTTGTAGCATCTTTCAG AAACTATTACGTGATGCTTGTGTCAAAGACGAAGAGTTATTTTCAGCATTCCTCAATCGCCTTTTCAATACCCTCAGCTGGTCAATGACAGAGTTCTCAGTTTCCATTCGAGAAATGCAAGAAAAGTGTCAG ATGATAGAGTTTCAACAAAGGAAATGCAGTGTTATATTTGATCTGTCGAGCAACCTTGCAAGGGTACTAGAGTTTTGCACATGTGAAATCCCTCAAGCTTTTCTGTCAGGGGCAGATACGAACTTGCGCAGATTAGTAGAACTGATTGTCTTTGTTCTAAACCATTTGACCTCAGTTGCTGACCCTGAATTCTTCGACTT AACACTTAGAAGACCTGGTCAAACCCCGGAGAAAGTCAACCGAGGCATGATTCTGGCTCCTTTAGTTGGTATCATTTTAAATTTGTTGGATGCTAGTCTTGTAAACAGCAGAGAACAGAATGATATTGTGGGCATTTTCGCAAGCATGGATTGTGCTGATACTCTCATTTCCGGTTTCCAATATCTCCTTGAGTTCAATTGG GCAGGGAGCTTTAAGGGTGATTTACATGTGGCGAAAGCGAAACTGAGGCAACTGGAGGATTTTTCTAGCAATTTAATATTGAGAACAGTGAAGAGGGTGAGCTATGAAGGAGGAGGTGAAGCAGAGAGTGATGAGAATATGTGTTGCATATGCTATAGTTGTGAAGCGGATGCTAAGTTCTTGCCATGCACGCATGTTTCATGTTTTGGGTGCATAAACCGGCATCTCATCAATTGTGAAAGGTGCTTCTTCTGCAATGCTACGGTTGTTGAAGTTGTTGAGAACGATAATGCCAAAAGTTGTGAAATATAA